A single Musa acuminata AAA Group cultivar baxijiao chromosome BXJ2-1, Cavendish_Baxijiao_AAA, whole genome shotgun sequence DNA region contains:
- the LOC135598975 gene encoding cell division cycle 20.2, cofactor of APC complex-like isoform X1 gives MASSRSRRVEYDRFIPVRSAMDMDFARCALTMPSRPQRDGSIESPSSAAYQKLLVQCILKNRSRIFAFKSAPESPADKVCQFDEDNRPHKKQQRRIPKDPDRVLAAYDIIDDDRLNLLDWGSNNVLAIGLNDTVYIWNAANKSGMKFSRALENNSPVTSISWSPDGKVLAVAFGNSDLDLVDAATGRLLVGIQGDSHSFVCSLAWRSNAILTTGKSDGSVVDYDIRKDDRAICDYKGHRLEVCSLKWSELFGRYLASGGKDKLVHIWDARMAVANHHPCQHQLLHKISNHTSTVRALDWCPTRSNLLASGGGRNDHCIKFWNAANGVCLNSIDTGSEVCALLWDKNKSELLTSHGFPNNQLTLWNYTSMTRKAELFGHSSRVLYLAGSPLGGVVASAAEDETLKFWNVFETPKPLKPKANTMPFAQFSVIR, from the coding sequence ATGGCTTCTTCTCGTTCCAGGCGTGTGGAGTACGACCGCTTCATCCCGGTCCGATCGGCGATGGACATGGACTTCGCGCGCTGTGCTCTAACCATGCCTTCCAGACCTCAGCGTGATGGTTCGATAGAATCCCCATCGAGTGCAGCGTACCAAAAACTTCTTGTTCAATGTATTTTGAAGAACAGATCTCGCATTTTCGCATTCAAGAGTGCACCCGAATCACCGGCCGACAAGGTGTGCCAATTTGACGAGGACAATCGACCGCACAAGAAGCAACAGAGACGAATCCCAAAAGATCCAGATAGGGTTTTGGCTGCTTATGACATCATAGATGATGATAGGTTGAATCTCctcgactggggaagcaataatgtgttggcGATTGGCCTCAATGACACAGTGTACATATGGAATGCTGCGAATAAGTCTGGTATGAAGTTTTCACGAGCCTTAGAAAACAACAGCCCTGTCACTAGCATCAGCTGGTCCCCAGACGGCAAAGTTCTCGCTGTCGCATTTGGCAATTCAGATTTAGATCTGGTTGATGCAGCAACAGGACGTCTGTTGGTTGGGATCCAAGGTGACAGCCACTCCTTTGTTTGTTCACTTGCCTGGAGAAGTAATGCAATCTTGACGACTGGGAAATCCGATGGTAGTGTTGTTGATTATGACATTAGAAAAGATGACCGGGCCATCTGTGACTATAAAGGGCATCGACTTGAagtttgtagtcttaaatggtccGAGTTGTTTGGGCGATATCTGGCAAGCGGAGGGAAGGACAAACTTGTGCACATATGGGACGCCCGCATGGCTGTTGCAAATCACCATCCGTGCCAACATCAATTGCTTCACAAGATCAGCAACCACACTTCCACTGTGAGGGCCCTTGATTGGTGCCCTACCAGGAGCAATCtgctggcttctggtggaggACGCAATGATCATTGCATTAAGTTTTGGAATGCTGCTAATGGTGTTTGCTTGAACTCAATTGATACCGGCTCTGAAGTTTGTGCATTGTTGTGGGACAAGAACAAATCTGAATTGCTGACCTCCCATGGGTTTCCAAACAATCAACTCACCCTATGGAATTACACATCCATGACGAGAAAAGCTGAGCTTTTTGGTCATTCATCTCGTGTTCTTTACTTGGCTGGGAGCCCATTGGGTGGTGTAGTAGCTTCTGCTGCAGAAGATGAGACACTCAAGTTCTGGAATGTCTTTGAGACTCCCAAACCACTAAAACCTAAAGCAAACACTATGCCCTTTGCCCAATTTAGTGTCATAAGATGA
- the LOC135598975 gene encoding cell division cycle 20.2, cofactor of APC complex-like isoform X2: protein MDMDFARCALTMPSRPQRDGSIESPSSAAYQKLLVQCILKNRSRIFAFKSAPESPADKVCQFDEDNRPHKKQQRRIPKDPDRVLAAYDIIDDDRLNLLDWGSNNVLAIGLNDTVYIWNAANKSGMKFSRALENNSPVTSISWSPDGKVLAVAFGNSDLDLVDAATGRLLVGIQGDSHSFVCSLAWRSNAILTTGKSDGSVVDYDIRKDDRAICDYKGHRLEVCSLKWSELFGRYLASGGKDKLVHIWDARMAVANHHPCQHQLLHKISNHTSTVRALDWCPTRSNLLASGGGRNDHCIKFWNAANGVCLNSIDTGSEVCALLWDKNKSELLTSHGFPNNQLTLWNYTSMTRKAELFGHSSRVLYLAGSPLGGVVASAAEDETLKFWNVFETPKPLKPKANTMPFAQFSVIR from the coding sequence ATGGACATGGACTTCGCGCGCTGTGCTCTAACCATGCCTTCCAGACCTCAGCGTGATGGTTCGATAGAATCCCCATCGAGTGCAGCGTACCAAAAACTTCTTGTTCAATGTATTTTGAAGAACAGATCTCGCATTTTCGCATTCAAGAGTGCACCCGAATCACCGGCCGACAAGGTGTGCCAATTTGACGAGGACAATCGACCGCACAAGAAGCAACAGAGACGAATCCCAAAAGATCCAGATAGGGTTTTGGCTGCTTATGACATCATAGATGATGATAGGTTGAATCTCctcgactggggaagcaataatgtgttggcGATTGGCCTCAATGACACAGTGTACATATGGAATGCTGCGAATAAGTCTGGTATGAAGTTTTCACGAGCCTTAGAAAACAACAGCCCTGTCACTAGCATCAGCTGGTCCCCAGACGGCAAAGTTCTCGCTGTCGCATTTGGCAATTCAGATTTAGATCTGGTTGATGCAGCAACAGGACGTCTGTTGGTTGGGATCCAAGGTGACAGCCACTCCTTTGTTTGTTCACTTGCCTGGAGAAGTAATGCAATCTTGACGACTGGGAAATCCGATGGTAGTGTTGTTGATTATGACATTAGAAAAGATGACCGGGCCATCTGTGACTATAAAGGGCATCGACTTGAagtttgtagtcttaaatggtccGAGTTGTTTGGGCGATATCTGGCAAGCGGAGGGAAGGACAAACTTGTGCACATATGGGACGCCCGCATGGCTGTTGCAAATCACCATCCGTGCCAACATCAATTGCTTCACAAGATCAGCAACCACACTTCCACTGTGAGGGCCCTTGATTGGTGCCCTACCAGGAGCAATCtgctggcttctggtggaggACGCAATGATCATTGCATTAAGTTTTGGAATGCTGCTAATGGTGTTTGCTTGAACTCAATTGATACCGGCTCTGAAGTTTGTGCATTGTTGTGGGACAAGAACAAATCTGAATTGCTGACCTCCCATGGGTTTCCAAACAATCAACTCACCCTATGGAATTACACATCCATGACGAGAAAAGCTGAGCTTTTTGGTCATTCATCTCGTGTTCTTTACTTGGCTGGGAGCCCATTGGGTGGTGTAGTAGCTTCTGCTGCAGAAGATGAGACACTCAAGTTCTGGAATGTCTTTGAGACTCCCAAACCACTAAAACCTAAAGCAAACACTATGCCCTTTGCCCAATTTAGTGTCATAAGATGA